The sequence below is a genomic window from Uranotaenia lowii strain MFRU-FL chromosome 2, ASM2978415v1, whole genome shotgun sequence.
CTAatcggttgttttttttttcatatttgttgaaataattaaaaggaatccaaaaaactttttttttttcatttaaaaaaaagaattaaacttCTTcgtgaaaaatgcaaaaaaaaaatcatctctaatTCAAGTTTGGAGAACTTCCTGTTGGAATGTCATTAGAAGACCAACTTTTAAACGAAATGCATACCGTTACATTTCGCAAAACCGCCAAAGTTTTCTGACATTTGCACTTGCTGCAACGAAGAGCATTCTGGATGAAAAATCTAACGTGCCTCAGGCTTTTGTAACTCTTtctgatgatgatgctgatgaagGTTAGAAAACCACATGCTCATGTATTTAGGTATCTGCGAAAGAAGCTTCCCCAAAGTAGGAATTGTTCTGACGATGGTCAGTATTTTATATAGACCCTTTGAGATTTGAAGGCGGGGTTAGTTAGACTAGAACAGAAGTCAAtgctaaaaacttttaatggaTGTCTATTGTTCCAAATCATTCAGACAGAAGTTTAATTCAGAAGGAAAAACGTATGAGTACGATTTTGTCTGTAGGTGAAGCAAAAATACAAGTAGACGTTGACACCCATTCGACATTGATGTTAAGAAAAACAACGAACAGtatatttgaacaattttatatCGTGAATCTTTGAGTTCAAaagtattttgacaaaattctcaAGTGTTGCGGCAACAAATGGATCAACTAGATCATCAAACTTATCCCAACTAAAAATGTCCTCCCCTAAATTTCCCTCCACGAGCATATCCGGGTTGaaataaattcacaataaaAGGTAGGGATCTGCTTTTGAGAAATGAATGAAATGCATCACCATCATCAGCCATTCTAATCTTACAGTGCCGGATATAAATGTATTTATGTACTTCTTTCCCCAACTGGAAAGTGGAAGTTGAAGAAACAAAATCTATCGTACCCAAATGTGTGTAAGCTGCATCACCGCAAAACGAAACTGGAGATCGGGCTATGAAATTGGAAtgtgttttggaaaaaagtgtCATTAAATTTGAGGTTCAAAAccaagtttacaaaaattcacttggtgaatttttaaaaattattagtttaaaattttaaattttgactgaaattgaattttaaaagtaGCTTCTCATTTCAGTCGGTTCTCCCATAAATTGGCAAAGGCAAGTGAACGTTCTCTAGAAGAGTTTGTTACAGCACTTTTATGCCACTTCACCGATCGGCTGAAGGAAGGGTGCATGTTTTTCCGTATGATGCACCGAGAAGTTTCATGCGAAGTGCAGATGTCAGCAAAGTTTGGGTGAGTGCATTACCGTACAGATATTTGTGGGTGTGTGTTTGTGAGCCTGTAAGTATGTTGGAATGAATGCTTCTGTAGGTATGTCAATGTTTTTCCATCGGATCAGCAAAGCTCACAAGAGCTTCTTCGGTTTTATTTTTGAGCGACACCATCAGAATCTTCGAGCATGACTAAAGAACGTAGAGCGTGGCTTGTGAAGGCGTTTTTCTGCCggagaatgctgacaaaataaAAGCTGGCAATTTATTCCAACAACTGTTGTTTGGAGTGTTTCTGGCAGAGGAACGACAAAACAATAGCCGAAATCGGAAGACCACTTGAATCCTTGTAAGTTTCGGTTTGTATCAGTTTGCATTAAAATCGATGACACTGCAGTGTTGAtgtattgcggttactgggaaaatttctaatcgcgcgacggtagccttccgtgcggtaggctagccggagcagtaaacacagttaaaaaattcactcttactcactaatttcattgaaaagttaagaagtaaattcttgaatcaatcttcaaatcattattttgcaagagaggacaaaacttGAAGttatcggaatgaaatattattattcttagtattcattgagattgaattaattacgagcgttaaaatcccagacaaaacaaaaaacaatctacattattgaaaacacatttttccatagcctgagaattaacaaatttggcatgacgaagatttttgatgcgataaatgcgtctttgatactttatatgctggtcgaattcaattatgttgtcgttaaaatgtaacaaatcgtatatgagaagttaaaaaaaggagttgtgtacggtgaataatctattataggaaataataccattcgcatcgcaaaaaattggactgcacactcataactgcgaaatttgtgcgatctgtcaaatcagtataaaatctgacggttttctacacgctaaccgctattcagttaaactttatacggataactccggctgcaaaacattgcacgaaatccaacattccatgaatgatcgctaccgtgtcgtcgaactctaaacttatttaaacaactacaggttttcattttttttttcgtgaatttgtccgtTGATTGACCCCATtgcaaacaggtttttttattattcatttttccgtgattttagccgctgattgaccaagctcaaggcaaacacaattttttgttttataaacaatagataatccgataataatatttagtatacatttttgtttgacaactttttattaaatcatctttcaatgttttccgcttgttcatccgatttaatttcgtagaacaatgctcatttttttgttgaatactgtaattttttttacagtggtaccctacgggagcccaaatcagctatcgcagaaatagaaaaaaagagtggatcagcaatacaTACATGTTGTGAAATGCATAATTTTAGCAAATTGTTGAACTCTGCTACACCTACAATATGTAAACCATGTACTTTACTAAGTATTTCTGAGTTTTCAAGAATAAATCatctcctagcaattgcttAAATTTTgactcaaataaaatattttgaaaaattcaattcaaattcatcgatttatatgatttaaataaaatttatgtgactAAAGAGAGACGatggttaaaataaaaaaaaatgcatatgaaAACTGAGAACCTTTCATGGCAACCGTCAACATGTTGACTTCGAAgttatgttcaatttttttcttaactcaatAGCAATCAATTATATATTTTCTAATGACAGTAAGTGAAATTCTAACGTAGATTAGGGAATGATTGAAACACAAAAAGGTGTGTTgccttaatttttgtaaaacaataCGTGTATTTGTATAGATAAGTACCTAtctttaggaattttttttgattattaatcTTTTCTTATATCCTTCAACCTCCATAAATACAGATAAAACTTTTATATTGCAAGCTGATCACATTTTCGATTAACAATGGAAAATACTTCAAATAAAATGAGGTCAAATACAGTTTAAGGACACCTCTGTCTAATCCAGCCTCTTCACATCACTTCAACCAAACGTCACAAGTCGTAACACAATCACTTTTCGCCAACCAAACTGAGCAGCAGCCACTGACCGAGGACCAGAATCGTCAGCAGTTGTACCGAATGGCCCACCAGTTTCTGGCCCAGATTGCAGGGAACTCTTCCGGCGGCCGATTCGCAGACGCAAACCTCAATCTCCCGACCGGAACGATCCTCCTTGTAACAGGCCGTGCTCGTGGAAGATTCGTTGTCCACGTTCATCTTGGCGCACATATACGTGATGTTTTCGACTGGTGTCGGCCATTGGATACGGTTGAGAGAGAAAGtagaaaaacacaaacaaaaagcGGTTTAGAACTCGTAGCTAGATAGTAGGTCACGAGGACAGCATCCTCGTTAAATTATTGTATTACAGTGACAAGTAAGATGTTACTGTTATTAGTTCTCAAGATCAAACACGTTTTTAGTAATAATTGGTTACGCATGACCTGTCCCCAATTGGTTACAACAAAAAACATTGTTTAATAAGTACTTACTGGCTCCATTATATCGGAAGGTGAATCGGGCACAAACCTCCCCCGGAACAAGCCGGCAGGCAATCTGAGTCGGTTTGGCTTTATAGGTATCCCACATGTAGTTCGTGTCCGGAACGTTGCTGTTCACTgtcggaaaaatgaataaaaataaaatttaatgatctTCAATTTAAAGACAGTGATTACCCAAAAAATCCTTAGCATTTGTATTCattgtaaaaaattatcatcaaccCTTTCAGGAGAGTTATAATTTATTAAAGTAGTATACATATTcgcaatttcagtttttttacataacGCAGCCTTCatcgacacattcaacagggcataacctttttaccattgggtaaaaatcaacataattttgcaCACCTTATCATTGGTGTGTATTATTTACATGCTTTCAAActcgatgttgttttttttcgattcaacgaaaatggcggtgaaccaacgcgagtcgagagaacaaattcattccaaacacctggaatttcctgacctgtctcaccggcagttgggaaaaatgttgaacattcactattaaaccgtctccagagtgttgaagcggtttcAGAAGCGGTTGACGTTGCACCACtccaaaggagctggaagaaaccCGGGACCGTAGAACAAAAAGAcagagggaaaggtgaagcggattaataaagcaaatcccaacgtctcgccgtgatttggcttaaaagatcggcatgtcacAGAGCTATgaccagaatgcaaagaagacacctggactacatacatacaaggtacagaacttcccaaaccgcgatgagcggcaacaatcgacggctaaaactcagtcacggaagctctacgagaagatgctgacaaaatatggctgctgtgtgatggacgacgaaacaaaCTCCGGGGTTGGAGTTCTTCACcgacaagagcaagttcgatgtgctGAGGATTGAGCCTTTCGTAACAaaaggcacagtaaatggcaagagctacaaatctgagtgcctcgagaagcggcTTTTGCCATTCTAGTAGCAGCACGAAGAAGCTCTGCTATTTTGGTCAGGTTTGGCATCATACCACTACTCTAAGTGTgtccacacacaaaattgattcgcaaaattcgagttttcatctgatttccatataattttcacggattgaaaaataacacagagaacagacgtacaaactcgaacaaaaaatcttcaaaaaaagtgtgtaaattttcaaatgctgacacccaaaaaatacgttaaaaattgaCTGGAAACAGTGCCGTTCCAAAGttcgaaatcaaattttcatttgctcagttttcgaaaaggcgtaatcgtataggaattctttaataataaaaaataatgtcgCTCTAAATTAGACGGgttcaatttattgctagataaatgcaataagagcTACTTTTGACTGTTCAGAACTTCACTCCCTTTTTTTATACGAttttactttttgatttttttctctgagtgaaacaactttcttttatttttaaattgacgtAACGGTTCGGGTTAGTTTTCTTCATCCTTCATCAGATATCTCCCAGAGTAACCTGAAACGTTATgtgaatttaataataaatgaaatgttatgttatgtgaatttaataataaatgggcgagcaaaacaatagcgtctgccaggtcaaggtcgttcagttgctccatggttgaaggattccacggcaatcctcggtttggtctacagtcaatcgatccagtcaagatctcatccattacgataagaaaaggcagcggtgacaaaatacatccttgtctcactccagcagttaccgggattggttcggacaagacacctaTGGTATTTCCATCTGGACCGCTTGCCGGTCCTATCTAGACTTACTCTGCTCTCTATTATGCTCGCTATTTATTATCTCAATACTCTTGCAGTTTGCCGCGCTCGTCGGGATACCACATCCTCCCCTTGCAGAATAAACTGCCTCATTGCTTCcaggcattttttttatataaatcatATCCAGCAAATTGTTCAAATTACTATTTTGTTTTATCAGTCTTTTCATCTCCGTTGTATCAATCCatctatttttcaaagttctcTATAACTTcaattgttttatattttctggGGATTACATCAAGTCTCCAATTCTCGAGAATCATTATTATTGTTCATTTatcatcatgtttcattgataTACATTTATCAtccattttctttttcaatcatTACTTAATCATTATCGCTTTCAACCATtacttcaatttttccattcttaTTTCCATTATCTTTCTCCTTCCattatcattttctccatcttCTTCCACTTCTCATAATCTTTTTGTTTTGTAACTTCTTTATTTCGAACGGCTTATATCTTTATTCCCACAACCTCTTTCGATTATCTTTTTCATACCACTATCTTTCTCCTTACATTATCTTCCTCGTTCTTTCTCTTTCCATTATCTTTCTTCAAATCATCTTTCTCTCCataatattgcttttttcatcatgcttttcctcttttttcctttcatcatttttcatgcTTCCATTTCTCTTTTTCATTCTTGCGCCTTGGGCTAAAACCCGACTGCAAAATTGAACACTGCCTTGAGCATAACTCGGACTAGTGTTTTCACTTCGATCATTTGCGCCTTGGGCCAACCCCGACTGCAAATATTTTCACTGTCTTGAGCTTAACCCGGACTAGTGCtttcgtttagtttttttttgcgtctTGGACTAAACCCGactgcaaaaaaaacaacactgcCTTTGGCCTAGCCATGACGagtgttttcataatttttttccttttaacacgttcgtcgccacgtcacccatattcggcagacgggtgtatttcctggggggccccgtcacatcaaaaagcaggtgacgctctcttacttgagtttaccgctcagcttcgccacacgttt
It includes:
- the LOC129747962 gene encoding uncharacterized protein LOC129747962; amino-acid sequence: MGSGRYLSLLLTVIYIFCCYRTIGGQEADDRTTTLSPAEEYKLAPYCFRFTWIGPKYNNNSFFRNMTCDNLSRKTPGVPCFQPLVVTMNSNVPDTNYMWDTYKAKPTQIACRLVPGEVCARFTFRYNGAIENITYMCAKMNVDNESSTSTACYKEDRSGREIEVCVCESAAGRVPCNLGQKLVGHSVQLLTILVLGQWLLLSLVGEK